The genomic region CCGAGCGGTGGATAGTCGATCCAGAAGGTTGGAGAATCAAGCTCCCAGCAAATCTCGGTTTGCTTGAAAATCATGATGAGACCCTAATATCCAAGAAATGATAAAATCACTACATGTCCAATATTAGATTATCCCGCGGACTTTGCGCAATTGTAGGTGAAGCTATCCCCGGCTCTCACTCGACTCTTGATGCGCTCTTCAAGTCAGCTGGAGCGCCTGGCGATCCGCCTGATCTCGCACACCATTCAAAGTGGAAGGAATGGCTTTTTCGAGCCGGGCAAGACGAGTCGGTCGATAGCCTCGCGGTGCTTGGCGATGTTCTAGAGGAATTTATGGACGTGCCACCGATTGATCCCGATGACCGCAACGATTGGGGACTGCAGCGTGCCCGTGTTGTGGAAGCTCTTGAAGCGAATGGGTTTCGCTATTTTCAGGGCGGTCGAGTTCTACCAAATGGTGAAAAGCAAGACGAGCCAACAATACAGCCCAAAGGAAGCAAATCTGCCATTAGACCTTCATCACTTGATGAGCTGTTAGGTGTACTAGTGAAGGGCTTGCCGCGAGCGGTATATCCGCTAGCAAACCGCAGAAAGGGCGCCACCAGTCTCTCTTTCAATTCAGAGTACGATATTCAGGATTTGCTTCACGCTATGTTACGTCCTTGGGTATCGGACGTGCGTCCGGAGGAGTTTACGCCAAGCTACGCTGGTACGGCTACCAGGATGGATTTTCTTCTCCCGGAGCATTCTGTAGTTATTGAAACCAAACTGGTGCGCGACAAAGCACATGCTCGTAAAGTTGGCGATGAGCTGATCATCGATATCGATCATTATCGAGTTCATCCTGATTGCACCTACCTATGGTGCGTGCTCTACGATCCAAACCAGTACATACAAAACGCTGGTGGATTAGTGAGAGATTTATCAGGGGAAAGCAAAAACGACAAAGGCATCATCAAAACCACAATCGTAGTGGTTTGATGTTCGGTCATTCTTTTCTCAGTTCGAGCTGTTTGTCAGGGTCTTGTTGGATGCGCTACCCAACACCAGCAAAACCGGCTTAGTTGAGCGGTTTTGCTGTCTAGGATACCTGACATGCTGATGTGACCCTCACAACCCCAGTCCTCGAAGCAGGCAGGAAATGATTGAGGCTCTGATGGAGGCTGAAAAAAGTTTAGAATTAAAGGAAAAGGTCAGCCGGAGCTGACCTTGTGTGATCATGACGAGTCAGATCACCTGTAAAAGTAACTTGTCCGGGCGTAACCCCAGCCGCCTTCTTTCTTATCAAACCAGTACAGGTCTTGCCCTGCGCGAAGGGTGTGTTTTGTTCCATCAAAGACCGTTACTGTGAGGCGGTCAGCCTCCTCATCCTTGATGCTAACGCAGACCACACGATCACTGAAAGGTTCTGCGCAACAAACCGATTCCCATGTATAGACATCAGTGTCATGAGCGTTGACTTCACTGAATTCAGCAGCCGTCAACTCCTCAACGACTTTTTCGGGAGATAACCCTCTCAGGTCAATTTCGAATGGTTTTGTGCTGGCAGCGACTTCTGCTGTTGGCATGATTTCCTCCTGATACTCGCACCGGACCAATTCCGGCGCACGTGACAGGAGAAAACTGTTCGAACCTTACCATAGGTTAGGTATTTGTCTAGAATACCAGACATGCTGATGTGACCCTCGTAGCCCCAATCCTCGAAGCAGGCAGGAAATGATAGAGACACTGATTGCAGTGGAGAGAGATGTGCTAGTGCCCGAAGGTTTGTCATCTGAACGTTGAGATGATTCAATAGTATAAGAGTGTCGTCCTCTGCATACCGTGAAATATCACCAACGTGATGTGCGGTTAAAGAGGAGGACACAATGTTCAAATTCTATGCTGGACTCTGCGTCGGTTATGCACTTTGTATCGTCACCCTGGCATTTTCCGGTGCACGGAATCTCATTCTTGAGTTTGCACACCAAATGCCCTCATCGTTTCTTTTGATGGCAGCTACTATCGGGTGTCTCGTTTGGGTCTTATTCCTGGGCTGGGTGTTTGCCACAGCTCATACCCACCACAAAGAAATCCAACAGAAGCTACATACTCGCTGACTGATCTTGACTGAGATCACGACCGCACTCGACCGGACTAGAAAGTCCGGTCATTTTCTTTCTCAGTTCGAGCTGTTTATCGGGGTCTTGTCAGATACGCTACCCAACAGCAGCAAAACCGCTCAGTTGAGCGGTTTTGCTGCCTAGGATACCTGACATGCTGATGTGACCCCACAGCTTGGCTTTCAGAACTTGTTGACCAGCGTGCATATATAGCTCTTGGTATACAGGAGTTGTCTGCTGTGATGTTCGCTCGTAGAAATGTCTATATCGGTGAACTATTGTTTTTCTGCAATTTCTTTCACCATATTCAAAGCGGCATCCCATCCTGCCAAAGAGTCAGCATATTCTTCATCAGATATTGGTTCGGTGAACTCCTCACTTCCCTTGAGGGTGGTGACGCCGTTCTGTTCACTGAACTCATATGTAAGCGTAGCGTCTATCGACCTCATTGCATTTCGTACTATATGTTGCAGTAGTTTTTCTGGCTCAAACTTGAGAAGTGTGCCAGCGATAACTTCCGCTCCGTCGGGCTTCTTGAAACTGAGTGGGCTCCCTACTTTCCAGTCGGTCACGTACTCTCCACCCATCTGTCTCGTGAGCGTTGGGTCAACAAACACGCGCCATACATTTGCGACGGGTGCTTGGATTGTGATTGATGCTTCGAGAAGTTTTGCACTCATAAATTGTATTATACCAAACTTCAAAAGTTCGGAACACCCTGTGGGGTAAGAATAGCCCCGAGTCTTCTAGACGCCCTCGGTTTTCATTTCCTGCTGCCGTTCGAACTCGACGGGCGACAGTATCCCGTTCTTGACATGCTTGCGCTTCGGATTGTGCCCCTCACAACCCCAATTCTCGAAGCAGGCAGGAAATGATAGAGACACTGATTGCAGCGGAAAGAGAAGTGTCTGTGCCCGAAGGTTTGTCATCTAAGCCTTGAGATGATTCAATAGGGACAGAGTGTCGTCCTCTGCATACCGTGAAATATCACCAACGTGATGTGCGGTTACAGAGGAGGATTCAATGCGTTTTTTTCACGGAATGTTCTTTGGGCTGTGGGTTGCATCTGTTATTGCCTTATGGGGTAATCAAAACTTCTTCCCGCTTATAATAGCCCCGACGGCTCTTTGCGTTGTTGCTGCAATTTTTGCCTCCATAATTCCTGGACTCATCAAGGGCTTCAGGAGTGGGAGGATTGAAGATTTTCCAAAATGGTAAGGACTGTAGCGCAGACTAATCTCAGAAGCCGGACCACATGTCCGGCTTTCTCTTTTGTCTAGTTCGAGGTCCTTCAGGGGTATTACGCAAAACAGGTCTCTGCCCGCGCAGCAAAATCGCTCAACTGAGCGGTTCTGCTGTCTAGGACACCTGACATGCTGATGTGACCCTCACAACCCCAGTCCTCGAAGCAGGCAGGAAATGATTGAGGCGTTAGCTGAGGCTAGCGACGAAACAGATTTCCTACATCATATGATCGAGCTTCATGCATAGTGCTGAATTACTCACTACCTCTTCGTACTTTCGGTTAGTTTTGCAAGCAAGCTGACGAACGCAATGAACTCTAGGGACTTTTCTGGATCATCCTGTATCAGTTTGTGCGCACGCGGATTGCGCAACCCTGCAACCGCCCCAGAGAACATCATCATGAAACCCTTTTGTTCCTGTGCGTCAGATTGATCAGCCAGATCATTAAATTTTAGAATCGGCTTGCTAGGATTGAATACCGTTTCCATCAACGATGTGCCGTCTTTGTTGTCGATTCCGCTGTGGACCCGAACGAGCCCATTTAGTGCTTTCACCGCATCTTCTATTGCATTTGAATAATGCCCGTCCTTGAACAAGGCGCCGCAGGCTTTCTCGATTACCGGATGCAGTTCAAGTCCCTCGTAGGCTTTCAAAGGCTTGGCAGAAACACCCCTGCCAGCGTCTTCTATTTCTTCGATAAACCCATCTCGTATGGACTGAAGTTGGGTTTTGGCAGCGGCAATTCCGCGTGTAAGACCTTCTTGTATTTCTGGAGTGGTCGGTTTCTTATAGACATTGATATTAGCCCTATCGAGATGGGTGACGTCTCTAGCGTATCTGGCGTATTCAACCGTGTGAACGCCAAATACTGATGTCATTAGAGCGTCCAGTTTTGATTCCAGTGTTGAAATTCGAGGGTCCATTCGATCTTCGATGGAATTCACATCAAACGCTTCCAATTCAGCAATTCGGCGCTCGATTTTTGGAATAGCCGCCTCCATTGCGGGTAGCGACAGGTTTGCTTCAACACGCTTTATTTGCGCTCCATCATCTGACATAGCGAACTCCTCTGTCACTTCGCACAACAGCAAACTGCGATGCGAAACAAAACCTAATTCACAGTCTGACGGGACTGCCAATTGTGGATGTCTAGAGTGAATGGGTTCGCCTTTATACAACAATGTAGCCACGCGCAAAGGTTGCCCACTGCAATGGATTTGATACTTTTGTTAAATGACGAGAATCGCAACGCATGAAAAGTTGTCACACCTTTCACAGGGTAAAATCGACGAACTACTGGACCGATACTACGCAGGCGAGAGAATAGCTTCCTTGCTTGAGCAGTTTGATATTGATGTGAGACCAAGCGCGCTTGTGGGGTTGTTTCCCCCAAAAGTTCATGATGACTTGCACTGTCCGTATTGTGATGGGCAGTCTATGATCTCAAAGCGCAGTAGCCGTTCTGGCTATAGTCGTGAACGTCCTTATTGCCCTAGTTGTAATCATCAGAATATCCGTGATTGTCGTTGTAAAAATTGCGTCAGCCAAAGACAGCAAATCCGTGCCGCTGAAGAAGCAAAGAGGCGCGATGTTATACAGCGGTTCTATGGACCTAAGAAAACGAGCGATCTGTCAAGATCGCTGACGTTTTTGGATGCGCTAAGCTTGTTATCACTAGCGCGGCATTCTCTCTGCGAAAACCTTGTAACCGTATCTCCATACTCAGAAAATCAACCTAAATTTGCTCCAACATTTGAGATCACCAACGACTTAGTCCGGCACTTGTACGGAAAGGGATATCTATGGATCAGCGAAGAAAGCGACGTTGAAGCTTTCACGTTCAACGAGGCAATGGATGATATTGAAGGATACTATCCGACAAGAGTGCAATGGCTATTTTTGCCAGGCTGTTCAGCACATGAAAAGCGTGAATTTCTTCATGATACGGAAGAGCTCGTTCGGCATGGTGACTGGCGGGAAGATTGGTACGGCGAAGCGGATACGGTTTACCATATAATTGGAAAGTATGAGTGCTTGGAGTATTTCGATTACCTTCTCAGGCAGCGTGATTTTGAGATCGATAAATTTGGTGAGAAAACACACTCCACATTTGAGGACATTTTAAAACGTTACTCGATTGCGCAGACCTTCAACATTACGTGGATGGCTGTACGCGACACCGTGGACTATTTGGCAAAAGAGGGCGTGCCTCGATACCAAGGTAAGAACTATTTTATTGGTGCTGTGCAGAGAAAAGCCGACCGAGCGACAGCCAATAAGTGGGATGTGAAGCACTCCCGACGGGACTTTGGATGTCCGCAGTCTGTGTTGAGCGCTACCTATTTCAACTTATTTCTCGAAATTGGCGATAAGGGCTTAGAGTCGCCTCTGCCGAAATTGGATGCGTAGCAGTTTCCACCGGTACATAACCAAAACAGCAAGGTGTTATTTCCACCATGCCATTCTCCGCCATCCTGTCCATCCTCGGATTGACTCAGAAAAACCGACATTTTGTGAGCGACCGCAAACGGGAACTAAACAAGCTGACCGTGAAATACGAAGGGCTATTGCGGCAAGCCAATGAGGAACTGCTTGCCGCAAAGATCATACTTGAACGGCAACTCAAACCGGCGGGACTGGATGTTGCGGAGATCGAAGAAGAATTGAAATGTCGGTGCGATGAATCGGCAATCGCTATGGCGCAAGTTGAAGAGCAAAGGGAAATGCATCTGTCGGCACGAGCAGATCGTCTGAGTGTCGAACAATGGGATGAACTAATCTCCCGCAGACAGATTCAAATTGGTGTCGCAGAAGACTGGCTTCGTATCGCGAAGACGTCAAAAGCAAAGATCGAGGCACTGCGCCAATCTCTGACACTTTGACTTAAGCGCATCTACTCAGGGTGTCTATCCCAGAGTGATTGGTTCGTACATATTGGATCGGTGAACTCTGAGCAATCCAACCCAATTACCCTCGGCATCACCCACGCCCGCCCGCCACATCAGTCCTTTGGCATTCACCAATCTGACCGCTTCTTCCACCAATACGTCATCGGGCAGACCGGTACCGGCAAGACCACGCTCCTTGAGAACATGATCCGCCAAGACACGGCGGCGGGGCAAGGACTGTGTCTCATCGATCCCCATGGTGATCTGGCTGAAGCGGTGTCTCAAAACACCACCGACACCGCCATCATCTGGGATGTCGCTGACCCTAGCTCACCCTATGGATACAACCCCCTCACACACGTAGCAGTAGCGTACCGTCCCTTGGTCGCCTCTGGTCTTATCGAGACTCTCAAAAAGCAATGGAGCGATGCCTGGGGGGTGCGGATGGAACACCTGTTACGGTATGCGCTCTTGGCGCTGCTGTCGTACCCCCATGCCACCCTCAGAGACGTGATCCCGCTCTTTCTCGACAAGCCCTTCCGGTCGCGGGTGCTGGCGACCGTCACGGACGAGCAAGTCCGCCACTTCTGGCAGGTGGAATACACTGCCATGAACTTCAAAACGGCGGTGGATGGCGTAGCCCCCATCGCCAACAAGCTGGGTGCCTTTCTGGCGCATCCGCTGGTTAGGAAAGCAGTGTGTGAGCCAGAGCAGCCGCTGCGCTTCCGGCACCTCATGGATCAGGGCACAACGCTCATCGTGAACCTCGGGAAGGGAAGACTGGGTAATGACATCGCCAACGTAGTTGGTGGTGTGATTGTCTCCAGTATCACCCATGCCGCCTATACACGGCAGGACACCAAGGAAGCCGCCCGCCGTCCATACTTCCTCTACCTTGATGAGTTTCATACGCTGACCAGTGACATACTGGCAGACATGCTCTCAGAACTGCGTAAATACCGCGTGGCACTGGTGCTCGCCCACCAGCATACCACCCAACTTTCCAAGGAGGTGCTGGAAGCGATTATCGGTAATGTTGGCAGCCTCATGGTGTTTCGGGTCGGTGCCACGGACGCCGGTTTGCTGGCTAATCAACTGGCAGCGGATATCCCCACGCCCCGTGATCTCGTGAACCTTCCGAACTACCGGATGTTCGTGAAGCTGATGATTGAAGGACGGCAGAGCAAGCCGTTTTCGGCGAAGACTATTGCACCGCTGATGCCAAGGGTTTCAGTTGCGCACCTTACCGATAGTAAGCAACATTTCGAACGCTGTTGAGAACGGCAGCTTCACCTCAAGAAATATTTTCCTTGTATCCCTAGCAAATGATATGTTAATGATTTGCTTGCGTGTTATCCACTGGGATGCGCATCAGAAGACCAAACAAGCAAGAGGACAAATCCATGAAGATCAAGTCAGCAAAATTCCCCCAAGCCGGGCTTATCTCGTTCACGGCTGACACACCAAAATCATGCACCTGGTTGAACGTTTCAATGAGTAGTCGATTTCTGTGATCCAGACGTCTCTGTTGAAGTTGAAATGGAGCATAGAAGGGACAGAAATTGACCCAGAAAAGGAAGGTCCTCGGAGAGTTTGAATACCTCACACTTCTCGCAATTCAAGCACTTGGCTCTAACGCATTTGGAGCCGAAATTTCACGTTACCTGCGGACAAAAACTGGTGACAATTTTGCAAGTTCGCAAGTCTACGTTGCGCTTAACCGCTTGGAGAAAAAGGAACTACTAACCTCCGAGGAAACCGATCCCCTGCCTGTACAAGGTGGTCGTAAACGAAGGCTCTATCGAATCGAGCAATCGGGCTTACAGGCAATCCGGGATAGAAAGGCGACCACCGATGCTGTGATTGCAGGTTCTTGGGAGCCGCAACTTAGCTGAAAGGAGCTGAGGCATTGAGGACCGTAAATCCCCAAGCGCTGAAGCCCTCGAAGTTGGCGCTAGCAGTCTTTGCGATTTCTGCCGGTTGGCATAAGCGCAAAGACACAGTCAGCGAAGTCAAGAGAGAGTTTGATGACTGGCTAGTGCCAACATTCGGGAACCGAGCCAACTACGTTTTGATGGCTCTCGCGGCGAAGTCCTTGTACAACGCGCTGCGCGGAGAAGCCCGAGACTGGCTCAGCATTTACACCGGATCCCTTAGAGGGACGGAGAAAGGAGGAAAAGTAATAGAAGACAAAACAAGTCTTGATGAAGATGATGAATGAAGCCGGTGAAACTGGATATTGCAGCACGCGATAAATAGGTTTCGAAAAAGGCGAGCTGAAGCAGCTCGCCTTTTTTTTCAAAAAAACTCACCTACAGGGTAGGTGAGTAAGGTACTTAGCTGTAGGGCGCTGGCTTAGGTCGCGCCGTGAGATATTGTACCATATTTAAAAAAATTGGTACTTTCTCAGAAAATCCTACCCACTACGAAGTAAGTGCTCCTGCCACAACTGGAGTAAGTTAAAGCGTTGCGCTAAACGCTCCCCACGCTGATACGCTCCAACCACGCCCGTATCCACTGCATGCCCCAAGCATGCCTCTTTCACCTCAAACGGCGCATCCGTGCATTCTTCTGCCCAAGAGCGAAAGGTGGCACGAAACCCGTGAGGTCTGGCTTCATAGCCTTCCCGCTCCATAAACCGGCTCATAGTGGCGTCTGAGAGTGGTTTTCCTTTGGCAGAGGGGAACAACAGATTTGACCCCTCACATTTGTGGGCTTCCTTGATCACTCTGAGCGCTTCATCGGTTAGCGGTATCTTATGCTCACGTGCGGTCTTGGTTCGCTCCGGCGGGATTGCTAGTACATCGTCCACGATCTCGTCATGGCTGGCAAAACGAACTTCGCCGGTGCGAGCAGCAGTGAGAAGCAGAAAGCGCAATACGAAACATGACTGGTGCGGTTGGGTACACAGCCACTGATAGAACTTGGGTGCTTCTTGGTAGGGCAAGGATGGGACATGTTTGGTCTCGTGCCGCTGCTTGCCAAGGAGTGCCCGTGCTTTCATGGTGGCTTGGAGGTCAACTTCAAGACCCAGCGCAGCAGCGTGTTTGAGGGTCAGATTGATCCGGGTCAGGGCTTTGCGTGCGGTATCAGCTTTGTCATGCCAGATCGGTTCCAGGGTGCGTTTGAGAACATGCTGATCGACATCCTCAACTGGTACGGTTCCGATTTTCGGCAAGATGTGCACAGACAGGGGAGACAACCACCGCCCCGCCGTTCCATCGCCTTTGAGTTCTGCCTGTCGGGCTTTGAAGCATCCATCAACCGCCTCCTTGAGCGTCAGCCGCTGGGTACGGAGCCGTTCCTTCTGACGCGCCGCCACCGGATCAGAGCCAGCGCGAAGCGCCGCCCTCGCATCGAGCGCCTTGGCTCTGGCTTCGGCGATTGGAACTTCGGGAAAGGCACCAAGCCCCATCTCGCGCCGTTTGCCAGATACTGAGAGGCGCAAGACCCACTTGCCAGCGTGCTGGTTGCGCTTCACGAGCCATAGTCCTTGTCCATCAGCGTATTTACCAGCCGCTAGACTCTTGGCTTTCATGGGATTGAGGGTGTTATATATCACTAGTCCACCTTTTTCAGCCCCCCCTTTAGTCCACCTATTGGTATGCAAAGGGTGGACTCGCTATGTTCAGCTATGAGCAGGGTGACAACTAACTATCTGTATATAAAACAATAAATTGAGCAGCTATGAGACGCAAGGAAAATCTAGTTCAATTCTCTCCAGCAGCACCACTAACCCTTTGATATTATCATATAATTTTAGAAGTTCTATTTGACAAATTGCGTCGTGGTATTTGTCTTAGCAGGGTACCTGCGTGTTTTCCGTCGCAATCGGAAGCGCTGGACAATGGGCAAATCATTTCCCTTTCGATAAACCGGGCATCGTATTAAGGTGTTGCCAGGATTGGTGATTTGCCGATCCCGGGGCTTAGTAACCTCACCCGCAGCGGTCGGTGCTGACCGCAATGGCACCTCCTCGACCTTTATGGCCGGGGAGGCTGCGGCGTATGTCCAGAGCTTCGGCTTAAAGGCCGTGGCGGTCGTCTGCGGGCGGCTTACTAACTCCCCGGTCACCAGAGTGTTTCTGGTGACCGCTTTCTCCAGGCAAGGGAGTTTGGACCTTGGAAGAATACAGTTTTTTCGCCGACTTGCTGAGCATGTTCCGCTCTCTTAACGACTGGATCAAGGCACTCATCGTGGCCAGCTTCTACGCAACCATCGCAGCGGTCCTGCTCGCCGTTATCAAGCCAAGCCACATGCGCGGAAGTGCTGCAAAGCCAACATCCATTGACGCCGATGAGCTCGAACACCGCCAACGCCAACCGCAGGCTGTCGCGACCAGGGAGTAACCCCTACCAGTCCAGCGCCGCGACGGCCTTGAGGAATTCCAGATTGCTGATGTCGCACTGGTCGTTCTGGGGCAGGGCGTGGGACGCAAACTTGACCATGATGGTCTTCGTGCGGCGGTCGATATAAAGAAACTGCCCGTGAATGCCGATCGCCAGTACAACTTGTGAAGGCCGCGCCAGGCAATACCATTGATTGCGGTAGCGGGCGCCCGGCAGGAAGTCGGCAAAATTGCCAGTATCCCAGGCCGCTTGATCGCCATTTTCTGTTGTATCGGCGATCCAGGCCGGTGAGACGATCTGGCGGCCGCCGATGCTGCCCTCTTCAAGGAACAGCCGCCCCACACGCAGCAGATCATGTGCGGTTGCCGAAATACCGCCGGCACCGCGCGGTGCGCCCTTGGCATCGACGGTGATGAAGGCATCGCTTCGGGCTCCGGCTTTTTGCCAAACCAGTTGCGACATCAGTTCGGCATAGGGCGCTCCCGCTGCATGCTCGACCAGCAGGGCCAGCAGATCGGAATTGGGTGAAAGATAGCAGAACGGGCCGCCATGGGCCCCTTCCCCTTTCTTCAGCCGGAAAAGCAGGCTGGAAAGCGGCTCCGGTTCCAGATCGGGTTCGGGCGGGTTCCACAGCATGGCGCGGCGGTAACGGGCATAGTCCCCGTCCCGGTCCAGATATTCTTCCAGAAACTCAATGCTGGTGCGCATGTCCAGCAAATGCCGCAAGGGACAATCGCCATAACCCCCGCCAGCGGTCTGTGGCAGGTAGTGCGAAACCGGCTTGGCCGGATCGAGGATACCCTCATCCTGGAGAATGCCTGCCAGCAGGCCGGTCAGGGATTTTGAAATCGAAAACAGCAGATGCGGCAGCGCGGCATCCGAATGCGCCGCGGTCCAGTCAATTTTCAGATGCCCGTCCCGCCAAAGCACGAACCGGTCGCTCATGGAATGGGCAAGAAAATCCTCAAGGCTCGCCGGCTTTCCCGCAACCTCCACCAGAACATCCGGCAAGGGCAACGGCGGTGGTGCATGATTGTCTTTTCCATCCCGGCGGCCACCGCCGGCATGAATGACCGCCGACGGAACCAGTTCACTGACATGGGTAAACGACCAGCAGCTGGCCGGCCTCTCGCGCCAGTTGGCAAGGGTGATCGACGGGCGGGCAATGCCATATCTGTTCTCGAACGCGGACATGACAAATGCCCTGTCATAATGTCCGTCATGCGGCAAG from Salaquimonas pukyongi harbors:
- a CDS encoding SRPBCC domain-containing protein translates to MSAKLLEASITIQAPVANVWRVFVDPTLTRQMGGEYVTDWKVGSPLSFKKPDGAEVIAGTLLKFEPEKLLQHIVRNAMRSIDATLTYEFSEQNGVTTLKGSEEFTEPISDEEYADSLAGWDAALNMVKEIAEKQ
- a CDS encoding TIGR02391 family protein; amino-acid sequence: MSDDGAQIKRVEANLSLPAMEAAIPKIERRIAELEAFDVNSIEDRMDPRISTLESKLDALMTSVFGVHTVEYARYARDVTHLDRANINVYKKPTTPEIQEGLTRGIAAAKTQLQSIRDGFIEEIEDAGRGVSAKPLKAYEGLELHPVIEKACGALFKDGHYSNAIEDAVKALNGLVRVHSGIDNKDGTSLMETVFNPSKPILKFNDLADQSDAQEQKGFMMMFSGAVAGLRNPRAHKLIQDDPEKSLEFIAFVSLLAKLTESTKR
- a CDS encoding type IV secretory system conjugative DNA transfer family protein, with protein sequence MNSEQSNPITLGITHARPPHQSFGIHQSDRFFHQYVIGQTGTGKTTLLENMIRQDTAAGQGLCLIDPHGDLAEAVSQNTTDTAIIWDVADPSSPYGYNPLTHVAVAYRPLVASGLIETLKKQWSDAWGVRMEHLLRYALLALLSYPHATLRDVIPLFLDKPFRSRVLATVTDEQVRHFWQVEYTAMNFKTAVDGVAPIANKLGAFLAHPLVRKAVCEPEQPLRFRHLMDQGTTLIVNLGKGRLGNDIANVVGGVIVSSITHAAYTRQDTKEAARRPYFLYLDEFHTLTSDILADMLSELRKYRVALVLAHQHTTQLSKEVLEAIIGNVGSLMVFRVGATDAGLLANQLAADIPTPRDLVNLPNYRMFVKLMIEGRQSKPFSAKTIAPLMPRVSVAHLTDSKQHFERC
- a CDS encoding PadR family transcriptional regulator codes for the protein MTQKRKVLGEFEYLTLLAIQALGSNAFGAEISRYLRTKTGDNFASSQVYVALNRLEKKELLTSEETDPLPVQGGRKRRLYRIEQSGLQAIRDRKATTDAVIAGSWEPQLS
- a CDS encoding tyrosine-type recombinase/integrase, with the protein product MKRNQHAGKWVLRLSVSGKRREMGLGAFPEVPIAEARAKALDARAALRAGSDPVAARQKERLRTQRLTLKEAVDGCFKARQAELKGDGTAGRWLSPLSVHILPKIGTVPVEDVDQHVLKRTLEPIWHDKADTARKALTRINLTLKHAAALGLEVDLQATMKARALLGKQRHETKHVPSLPYQEAPKFYQWLCTQPHQSCFVLRFLLLTAARTGEVRFASHDEIVDDVLAIPPERTKTAREHKIPLTDEALRVIKEAHKCEGSNLLFPSAKGKPLSDATMSRFMEREGYEARPHGFRATFRSWAEECTDAPFEVKEACLGHAVDTGVVGAYQRGERLAQRFNLLQLWQEHLLRSG
- a CDS encoding serine hydrolase domain-containing protein; its protein translation is MSAFENRYGIARPSITLANWRERPASCWSFTHVSELVPSAVIHAGGGRRDGKDNHAPPPLPLPDVLVEVAGKPASLEDFLAHSMSDRFVLWRDGHLKIDWTAAHSDAALPHLLFSISKSLTGLLAGILQDEGILDPAKPVSHYLPQTAGGGYGDCPLRHLLDMRTSIEFLEEYLDRDGDYARYRRAMLWNPPEPDLEPEPLSSLLFRLKKGEGAHGGPFCYLSPNSDLLALLVEHAAGAPYAELMSQLVWQKAGARSDAFITVDAKGAPRGAGGISATAHDLLRVGRLFLEEGSIGGRQIVSPAWIADTTENGDQAAWDTGNFADFLPGARYRNQWYCLARPSQVVLAIGIHGQFLYIDRRTKTIMVKFASHALPQNDQCDISNLEFLKAVAALDW